A genomic stretch from Serratia entomophila includes:
- a CDS encoding 3-hydroxyacyl-CoA dehydrogenase family protein: MRSPEYVVLGAGLMGVGIASHFARHGHAVLLYDPDPQRLAEAPAVVGGILAELSAVGQFAAADRDAALARLSVSGQLNDVARARLLIEAIPERLELKHALYEQLEGLIADDAVIASNTSGLPPDELAVRMTHPQRLLIAHFWNPPHLIPLVEIVPGSATEPRHLAAVQALLSGMALEAVVLDRAAPGFVGNRLQFAVLREALHIVYSGIASAEVVDQVMRASLGRRYAMVGPLEAADMTGLETVADIARHLLPELATDSGMMALVAQRLQQGDTGLRSGQGFYRWDEARRERIQQRRAHQLRFALKP, from the coding sequence ATGCGTTCACCTGAGTATGTGGTGCTGGGCGCCGGGCTGATGGGGGTTGGCATCGCCAGCCACTTTGCCCGCCACGGCCACGCGGTGCTGCTGTATGACCCGGATCCGCAGCGGCTGGCGGAAGCGCCGGCGGTAGTGGGCGGCATTCTGGCGGAGCTGAGCGCGGTGGGGCAGTTCGCCGCCGCCGATCGTGACGCCGCGCTGGCGCGGCTGAGCGTGAGCGGCCAACTGAACGACGTGGCGCGCGCCCGGCTGCTGATCGAAGCGATCCCCGAGCGGCTCGAGCTGAAGCACGCGCTGTACGAGCAGCTGGAGGGGCTGATCGCCGACGACGCGGTGATCGCCAGCAACACCAGCGGCCTGCCGCCGGACGAGCTGGCGGTGCGCATGACCCATCCGCAGCGGCTGCTGATCGCCCATTTCTGGAACCCGCCGCACCTGATCCCGCTGGTGGAGATCGTGCCCGGCAGCGCCACCGAGCCGCGTCATCTGGCGGCGGTGCAGGCGCTGCTGAGCGGCATGGCGCTGGAGGCGGTAGTGCTGGATCGCGCCGCGCCGGGCTTTGTCGGCAACCGGCTGCAGTTTGCGGTGCTGCGCGAGGCGCTGCACATCGTGTACAGCGGCATCGCCAGCGCCGAGGTGGTGGATCAGGTGATGCGCGCCTCGCTGGGGCGGCGCTATGCGATGGTCGGCCCGCTGGAGGCCGCCGACATGACCGGGCTGGAAACGGTGGCGGATATCGCCCGCCACCTGCTGCCGGAGCTGGCGACCGATAGCGGCATGATGGCGCTGGTGGCGCAGCGCCTGCAGCAGGGCGATACCGGGCTGCGCAGCGGCCAGGGGTTTTATCGCTGGGATGAAGCGCGCAGGGAGCGCATCCAACAGAGGCGGGCGCACCAGCTGCGCTTTGCCCTGAAACCTTAA
- a CDS encoding GntP family permease → MSVLIALAALGLLMLAAYRGYSVILFAPIAALGAVLLTDPGAVAPTFTGLFMEKMVGFVKLYFPVFLLGAVFGKLIELSGFSRSIVAAAINLLGRRHAIPVIVLVCALLTYGGVSLFVVAFAVYPFAAELFRQSGIPKRLIPATVALGAFSFTMDALPGTPQIQNIIPTSFFGTNAWAAPWLGLIGSLFIIAVGLLYLERQRRKAQLSGEGYGTELQNEPETPDNINLPNPLIAIMPLILVGLLNLGFTHWIPQWYGASHQLLLPGLAKPIVTEVGKITAIWAVEAALVSGILLVVVFGLRNIRGRLAEGSKTAVSGAILAAMNTASEYGFGAVIAALPGFMALSHALAAIPNPLLNEAVSVTLLAGITGSASGGMSIALAAMSDSFIAAAHAAQIPLEVLHRVAAMASGGMDTLPHNGAVITLLAITGLSHRQAYGGIFAITLIKSAAVLFVIGVFYLTGIV, encoded by the coding sequence ATGAGCGTTTTGATTGCCCTGGCAGCACTGGGATTACTGATGCTGGCCGCCTACCGCGGCTACAGCGTGATTTTGTTCGCCCCGATCGCCGCGCTGGGCGCGGTACTGTTGACCGACCCCGGCGCGGTGGCGCCGACCTTCACCGGGCTGTTTATGGAAAAAATGGTTGGCTTCGTCAAACTCTACTTCCCGGTGTTCCTGCTGGGGGCGGTGTTCGGCAAGCTGATTGAGCTGTCCGGTTTTTCCCGCTCGATCGTAGCGGCGGCGATCAACCTCCTCGGCCGCCGCCACGCCATTCCGGTGATCGTGCTGGTGTGCGCGCTGCTGACCTACGGCGGGGTATCGTTGTTCGTGGTGGCGTTCGCGGTGTATCCGTTCGCCGCCGAGCTGTTCCGCCAGAGCGGCATTCCCAAGCGGCTGATCCCGGCGACGGTGGCGCTCGGCGCGTTCTCCTTCACCATGGATGCCTTGCCCGGCACGCCGCAGATCCAGAACATCATCCCGACCAGTTTCTTCGGCACCAACGCCTGGGCCGCGCCCTGGCTGGGGCTGATCGGCTCGCTGTTCATCATTGCGGTCGGGCTGCTGTATCTTGAACGCCAGCGGCGCAAGGCGCAGCTGAGCGGCGAGGGCTACGGCACCGAACTGCAGAACGAACCGGAAACCCCGGACAACATCAACCTGCCCAATCCGCTGATCGCCATTATGCCGTTGATCCTGGTCGGGCTGCTCAACCTCGGTTTCACTCACTGGATCCCGCAGTGGTATGGCGCCAGCCACCAGCTGCTGCTGCCGGGGCTGGCCAAGCCCATCGTCACCGAAGTCGGCAAGATCACCGCCATCTGGGCGGTGGAGGCGGCGCTGGTGTCGGGTATTCTGCTGGTGGTGGTTTTCGGCTTGCGCAATATTCGCGGGCGGCTGGCGGAAGGCAGCAAAACCGCGGTCAGCGGGGCGATTCTGGCGGCGATGAACACCGCCTCGGAATACGGCTTCGGCGCGGTGATCGCCGCGCTGCCGGGCTTTATGGCGCTGTCGCACGCGCTGGCGGCCATTCCCAATCCGCTGCTGAATGAGGCCGTCAGCGTTACCCTGCTGGCCGGCATCACCGGCTCGGCCTCCGGCGGCATGAGCATCGCGCTGGCGGCGATGTCCGACAGCTTCATCGCCGCAGCCCATGCGGCGCAAATTCCGCTGGAAGTGCTGCACCGGGTGGCCGCGATGGCCAGCGGCGGCATGGATACCCTGCCGCACAACGGCGCGGTGATCACCCTGTTGGCGATCACCGGCCTCAGCCACCGGCAGGCCTATGGCGGCATCTTCGCCATCACCCTGATCAAGAGCGCCGCGGTGCTGTTCGTTATCGGCGTGTTCTACCTGACCGGCATTGTTTAA
- a CDS encoding 3-hydroxybutyrate dehydrogenase: MSLQGKTALVTGSTSGIGLGLAASLAAAGARVILNGFGDVEQAREQIARLGAQPGYHGADLSDPEQIADMMRYAEREFGGVDILVNNAGIQHVAPVDQFPVDKWNAIIAINLSSVFHTSRLALPGMRRRNWGRIINLASVHGLVASKDKSAYVAAKHGVVGLTKTLALETARTPITCNAICPGWVLTPLVQQQIDQRIAAGVEPLQARNDLLAEKQPSQEFVTPQQLGELALFLCSEAAVQVRGAAWNMDGGWLAQ, from the coding sequence ATGAGTTTACAAGGCAAAACCGCGCTGGTGACCGGCTCGACCAGCGGCATCGGCCTCGGGCTGGCGGCCAGCCTGGCCGCCGCCGGCGCACGCGTGATCCTCAACGGCTTCGGCGACGTGGAGCAGGCGCGGGAACAGATCGCCCGGCTGGGCGCGCAGCCCGGCTATCACGGCGCCGATCTCAGCGATCCCGAACAGATCGCCGACATGATGCGCTATGCCGAACGGGAGTTCGGCGGGGTGGACATTCTGGTGAATAACGCCGGCATTCAGCATGTGGCGCCGGTGGACCAGTTCCCGGTCGACAAATGGAACGCCATTATCGCCATCAACCTGTCGTCGGTGTTCCACACCAGCCGGCTGGCGCTGCCCGGTATGCGCCGGCGCAACTGGGGGCGCATCATCAACCTGGCCTCGGTGCACGGGCTGGTGGCCTCGAAGGACAAATCGGCCTACGTGGCGGCCAAGCACGGCGTGGTGGGGCTGACCAAAACCCTGGCGCTGGAAACCGCGCGCACGCCGATCACCTGCAACGCCATCTGCCCCGGCTGGGTGCTGACGCCGCTGGTGCAGCAGCAAATCGACCAGCGCATCGCCGCCGGGGTGGAACCGCTGCAGGCGCGTAACGATCTGCTGGCGGAGAAGCAGCCTTCGCAGGAGTTCGTTACCCCGCAGCAGCTTGGCGAACTGGCGCTGTTTCTGTGCAGCGAGGCGGCGGTACAGGTGCGCGGCGCCGCCTGGAACATGGACGGCGGCTGGCTGGCGCAGTAA
- a CDS encoding porin has product MRNIRTPIFIGGVVLSALSGGAQAEITILDKNPQSNVLLAPLSLKVGGSIRPEWIFNNGPEPGYYKNGHDGGTRFRFSGDYALTQDTSIIGYYEWGVDLAHALSWDGHYNEDGQRDYQRQLYAGFKDDRYGTLTYGHQYGIYYSVVGIKSDVWDNDGHAGGTGIGISGDYDGGNKPKNSIKYTNDFGPVTLYANYLLPEDDLHTADNLSYRRKGGGGLGFDYKVTKELTFSAAYSYTDAKIKDNLYNEKDYHQQLSGTALTWQPNNWYIVGTASYYKDYVPSTRERTLSHFFAGDGYGVEGFVGYTFNIDKPFLKSIQPYVAADSLQLKGDEEYHANHVYLGAGTTIGYGLSVYVERTLAHSSDKEPDSTWVTVFYDF; this is encoded by the coding sequence ATGAGAAACATAAGAACGCCAATATTTATTGGCGGCGTCGTGCTGTCGGCGTTATCCGGCGGCGCGCAGGCTGAGATCACCATTTTAGATAAAAACCCGCAGAGCAATGTGTTGCTGGCGCCGCTCAGTTTAAAGGTGGGCGGCAGCATTCGCCCCGAGTGGATCTTCAATAACGGCCCGGAACCGGGCTATTACAAAAACGGCCACGACGGCGGCACCCGTTTCCGCTTCAGCGGCGACTATGCGCTGACGCAGGACACCTCAATTATCGGCTACTACGAGTGGGGCGTCGATCTGGCGCACGCGCTGAGCTGGGACGGCCACTACAACGAAGACGGCCAGCGCGACTATCAGCGCCAACTCTACGCCGGCTTTAAAGACGACCGCTACGGCACCTTAACCTATGGCCATCAGTACGGCATTTATTATTCCGTGGTGGGCATTAAAAGCGACGTCTGGGATAACGACGGCCATGCGGGCGGCACCGGCATCGGTATTTCCGGCGACTACGACGGCGGCAATAAACCGAAGAACAGCATTAAATACACCAACGATTTCGGCCCGGTTACCTTATACGCTAACTATTTATTGCCGGAAGACGATCTGCATACCGCCGATAATCTCAGCTATCGCCGCAAGGGCGGCGGCGGGTTGGGCTTCGACTATAAGGTGACGAAAGAATTAACCTTCAGCGCCGCCTACAGCTACACCGACGCGAAGATTAAAGACAACCTGTATAACGAGAAAGATTACCACCAGCAGCTGTCCGGCACTGCGCTGACCTGGCAGCCGAACAACTGGTATATCGTCGGCACCGCCAGCTATTACAAAGACTACGTGCCGAGCACCCGCGAACGCACGCTGTCGCACTTCTTCGCCGGCGACGGCTATGGGGTGGAGGGATTTGTCGGCTATACCTTCAACATCGACAAGCCGTTCCTGAAGTCTATCCAGCCTTACGTGGCGGCGGATTCGCTGCAGTTGAAGGGCGACGAGGAATACCACGCCAACCACGTTTACCTCGGCGCGGGCACCACCATCGGTTACGGGCTGTCGGTGTACGTCGAACGCACCCTGGCCCACAGCAGCGACAAAGAGCCGGACTCCACCTGGGTCACGGTGTTCTACGACTTCTGA
- a CDS encoding AraC family transcriptional regulator, protein MTVHITRPRFDIDQVPRAIFAAQSSTIDEDWEVAPHRHRKAQLIYTVRGMIRCEVENGLWLVPPQCALWMPGNVLHNAQGAGSTEAYCLFVDPLAAAHLPQSCCTLSVSPLLRELLLQASTFDPFYDEQGPEGRLTAVLLDQLAAAPIENLHLPVSDDARIRQLMERMLQSPADKSTLSQWAQRIGMSERSLSRTLQQQMGMSFGHWRRQLHVMLALQRLTQGESVQRIALDLGYESASGFVTMFRKAVGKPPARYLAERNASGPTAGGIITM, encoded by the coding sequence ATGACAGTACACATCACCCGCCCGCGCTTTGATATCGACCAGGTGCCGCGCGCCATCTTCGCGGCGCAAAGTTCGACTATTGATGAAGACTGGGAAGTGGCCCCGCATCGCCATCGCAAGGCGCAGCTGATCTACACCGTGCGCGGCATGATCCGCTGCGAGGTGGAGAACGGCCTGTGGCTGGTGCCGCCGCAGTGCGCGCTGTGGATGCCCGGCAACGTACTGCACAATGCGCAGGGGGCCGGCTCGACCGAAGCCTATTGCCTGTTTGTCGATCCCCTGGCCGCCGCTCACCTGCCGCAGAGCTGCTGCACGCTGTCGGTATCGCCGCTGCTGCGCGAGCTGCTGCTGCAGGCCAGCACCTTCGATCCCTTCTACGACGAACAGGGGCCGGAGGGGCGGCTGACGGCGGTGCTGCTGGATCAGCTGGCGGCCGCGCCGATAGAAAACCTGCACCTGCCGGTGTCCGACGATGCGCGCATCCGCCAGCTGATGGAGCGCATGCTGCAAAGCCCGGCGGACAAATCGACCCTCAGCCAGTGGGCGCAGCGCATCGGCATGAGCGAGCGCTCGCTCAGCCGTACGCTGCAGCAACAAATGGGGATGAGCTTCGGCCACTGGCGGCGCCAGCTGCACGTGATGCTGGCGCTGCAGCGGTTAACTCAGGGGGAAAGCGTGCAGCGGATCGCGCTGGATCTGGGTTACGAGAGCGCCAGCGGCTTCGTCACCATGTTCAGGAAAGCGGTGGGCAAACCCCCGGCGCGCTATCTGGCGGAGAGAAACGCCTCTGGCCCAACGGCCGGCGGCATTATCACCATGTAA
- a CDS encoding helix-turn-helix domain-containing protein produces the protein MHQQQVIAQLLAWIEQSLDQPLTLDDIAAKSGYSKWHLQRMFKQQTGHILGTYARRRRLTAAARELRLTSTSVACIADTYQFDSQQTFTRGFRKQFGLPPAVYRRSQDWSSYGLQPPLRLTGEPLPPGDIITLPAMRLVGHTQRRSCTLGQLPHSKCELRRHAWRQMQRPQTPPAVVYGLTSLEADRQRSGSQRMAYTVALPDEGAEGERVLIEQGDYASFAYQGQAEGLQDFIARLYDTAMPQMNAIRRPGQDIERFYPAQGGSCPFGGAAIRCEYLIPIRRAEPLAAAG, from the coding sequence ATGCATCAGCAACAGGTAATTGCGCAACTGCTGGCCTGGATCGAGCAGAGCCTGGATCAGCCGTTGACGCTGGACGATATCGCCGCCAAATCCGGCTATTCCAAGTGGCACCTGCAGCGCATGTTCAAACAGCAGACCGGACATATTCTCGGCACCTACGCCCGGCGCAGAAGGCTGACCGCCGCCGCGCGCGAGCTGCGGTTGACCAGCACCAGCGTGGCCTGCATCGCCGATACTTACCAGTTCGATTCGCAGCAGACCTTTACCCGCGGTTTCCGCAAGCAGTTCGGCCTGCCGCCGGCGGTCTATCGCCGCAGCCAGGACTGGTCAAGCTATGGTCTGCAGCCGCCGCTGCGCCTGACGGGCGAGCCGCTGCCGCCGGGCGATATCATCACGCTGCCGGCGATGCGGCTGGTCGGCCACACCCAGCGCCGCAGCTGTACGCTGGGGCAGCTGCCGCACTCGAAATGCGAGCTGCGCCGCCACGCCTGGCGCCAGATGCAGCGCCCGCAGACGCCGCCGGCGGTGGTCTACGGCCTTACCAGCCTGGAGGCCGATCGCCAGCGCAGCGGCAGCCAGCGCATGGCCTATACCGTCGCGCTGCCGGACGAAGGCGCGGAAGGGGAGCGGGTGCTCATCGAACAGGGCGACTACGCCAGCTTCGCCTACCAGGGGCAGGCCGAAGGGCTGCAAGACTTTATCGCCCGGCTGTACGACACCGCAATGCCGCAGATGAACGCCATTCGGCGCCCGGGGCAGGATATCGAGCGTTTCTACCCGGCGCAGGGGGGAAGCTGCCCGTTTGGCGGCGCGGCGATCCGCTGCGAATACCTGATCCCGATCCGCCGCGCAGAGCCGCTGGCCGCCGCCGGTTAG
- a CDS encoding L,D-transpeptidase family protein has protein sequence MKMSIRALLTLFTALVAFSQAAFAVVYPLPPKDSRLVGENIQITVPEDSKLPLESFAAQYQMGLSNMLEANPGVDPFLPKAGSTLTIPQQLILPDAPREGIIINSAEMRLYYYPKGTNTVIVLPIGIGQLGKDTPLNWTTTVQRKKDGPTWTPTAKMRAEYAADGEILPAVFPAGPDNPMGLYALYVGRLYAIHGTNANFGIGLRVSHGCVRLRADDIKFLFDNVPVGTRVQFINEPVKASVEPDGSRYLEVHNPLSANEEQLQSKDPVPLTLSAPVGKVLMDTAVNQSEVDAAIKARSGMPVKVN, from the coding sequence ATGAAAATGAGCATTCGCGCGTTATTAACCCTGTTTACGGCACTGGTTGCATTCAGCCAGGCTGCCTTCGCCGTTGTATACCCTCTGCCGCCTAAAGACAGCCGTCTGGTGGGGGAAAACATCCAGATCACCGTGCCGGAAGACAGCAAGCTGCCGCTGGAGAGCTTCGCCGCTCAATACCAGATGGGCCTGAGCAACATGCTGGAAGCCAACCCGGGGGTGGATCCTTTCCTGCCGAAGGCCGGCAGCACCCTGACCATCCCGCAGCAGCTGATCCTGCCGGACGCGCCGCGTGAAGGCATCATCATCAACAGCGCCGAGATGCGTCTGTACTATTACCCGAAAGGCACCAACACCGTTATCGTGCTGCCAATCGGCATCGGCCAGCTGGGTAAAGATACCCCGCTGAACTGGACCACCACGGTGCAGCGCAAGAAAGACGGCCCAACCTGGACGCCAACCGCCAAGATGCGCGCAGAATACGCCGCCGACGGCGAGATCCTGCCGGCGGTGTTCCCGGCCGGCCCGGACAACCCGATGGGCCTGTATGCGCTGTACGTCGGCCGCCTGTACGCCATCCACGGCACCAACGCCAACTTCGGCATCGGCCTGCGCGTGAGCCACGGCTGCGTGCGCCTGCGCGCCGACGACATCAAATTCCTGTTCGACAACGTGCCGGTCGGTACCCGCGTGCAGTTCATCAACGAGCCGGTGAAGGCCAGCGTGGAGCCGGACGGCTCGCGTTACCTGGAAGTGCACAACCCGCTGTCGGCTAACGAAGAGCAGCTGCAGTCCAAGGATCCGGTCCCGCTGACCCTTTCTGCCCCGGTCGGCAAAGTGCTGATGGACACCGCGGTTAACCAGAGCGAAGTGGACGCGGCGATCAAAGCCCGTTCCGGCATGCCGGTTAAAGTGAACTGA
- a CDS encoding type II toxin-antitoxin system RelE/ParE family toxin — translation MRTFKTCWFSRKARAHGITDKALCRAVKDVQRGLAADLGGGVFKKRLNHNRDRALVLAKNGRHWVFVFLFSKQAQANITGVELQAFRKLAMQFGALSDDLVESLVVKKEWMEICHEAGKNVSEPGL, via the coding sequence ATGCGTACATTTAAAACTTGTTGGTTTAGCAGGAAAGCTCGGGCTCACGGCATCACCGATAAGGCGTTGTGTCGGGCAGTAAAAGATGTGCAACGCGGTTTGGCTGCGGATTTAGGCGGTGGTGTATTTAAAAAACGTCTTAATCATAATCGCGACCGGGCATTGGTATTAGCGAAAAACGGTCGGCACTGGGTGTTTGTTTTTTTGTTTTCCAAGCAGGCCCAGGCCAATATCACTGGGGTGGAATTGCAAGCTTTTCGCAAGCTAGCGATGCAATTTGGCGCGTTGAGCGACGACCTGGTCGAGTCCCTGGTTGTGAAAAAAGAATGGATGGAGATTTGCCATGAAGCAGGAAAAAACGTTTCGGAGCCCGGCCTTTGA
- a CDS encoding helix-turn-helix domain-containing protein codes for MKQEKTFRSPAFEAIHSAAEGLHRTGAISLETLRSFNESCLAPVEILQPQEIKALREQLRLSQPVFARYLNTSVSTVQKWETGVKRPSGVSLKLLSVVRKHGLQVLL; via the coding sequence ATGAAGCAGGAAAAAACGTTTCGGAGCCCGGCCTTTGAGGCGATTCACAGCGCCGCTGAAGGATTGCATCGTACTGGCGCCATTTCTCTGGAAACCCTACGTAGCTTTAATGAGTCTTGTCTTGCTCCGGTCGAGATATTGCAGCCTCAAGAGATCAAAGCCTTGCGTGAGCAGTTACGTTTAAGCCAACCGGTTTTTGCCCGTTATCTGAATACCAGCGTGTCGACCGTACAGAAATGGGAAACGGGGGTGAAACGGCCGAGCGGCGTGTCGCTCAAGCTGCTTTCGGTCGTACGCAAACATGGGCTTCAGGTTTTGTTGTAG
- a CDS encoding winged helix-turn-helix domain-containing protein: protein MFYIINDWIRFTPDSKQLSSLKDEEIEISLSNQSARLLMEFIQHGDAVLSREHLLKNVWENFGLTPSNNNLYSATSELRRAFISLGENEKLIVTIHKVGFQLATNVTLIESDFIESEGVEQKKETKNKAINNSRVYFIFTVLLFSLSAMSLTYFKWDKKIKMKEYTAPVIEKVGKCNVYALGNLIKTTKEQVLENISIHTDIINSCKSQRYDIFYAVNENMSNYILIGHCEVNKNNNHENCVTTRVIK from the coding sequence ATGTTTTATATAATAAATGACTGGATTAGATTCACACCTGACTCAAAACAGCTATCTTCGTTGAAAGATGAAGAGATAGAAATTTCCTTATCAAATCAGTCTGCCAGATTGCTGATGGAGTTCATTCAGCATGGTGATGCGGTTTTAAGTAGGGAGCATTTGTTAAAAAACGTTTGGGAGAATTTTGGCCTAACGCCGTCTAATAATAATCTTTACTCTGCCACCAGCGAGTTGAGACGGGCATTCATTAGTTTAGGAGAAAATGAAAAGCTGATCGTTACCATCCATAAGGTCGGGTTTCAATTGGCAACTAACGTGACCTTAATAGAGAGTGACTTTATTGAAAGCGAAGGAGTTGAACAAAAAAAAGAAACTAAAAACAAGGCTATTAACAATAGTAGGGTTTATTTTATTTTTACAGTCTTGCTTTTTTCTTTAAGTGCAATGTCGTTAACTTATTTCAAATGGGATAAAAAAATAAAAATGAAGGAATACACCGCACCTGTAATAGAGAAAGTTGGGAAGTGCAACGTATACGCCTTAGGGAACTTAATAAAAACAACAAAAGAGCAAGTTTTGGAAAATATATCGATACACACTGATATTATAAACTCTTGCAAATCGCAACGCTATGATATCTTTTATGCCGTAAATGAAAACATGAGTAACTACATACTAATTGGACATTGCGAGGTCAACAAAAATAATAATCATGAAAATTGTGTGACAACGAGAGTGATTAAATGA
- a CDS encoding fimbrial protein — MKLNKIMLATVVTLGLSSMVAQAANQGQGAVKFTGAIIDAPCSISPESVDQTVELGQVSNSLLKKGGKSTPKAFTIDLEHCEVENGKNNVSVTFTGIESATQKGMLSISGQASGASVAITDAGGKIVELGKSSPLTGVNEGNTALRFAAYLQGDGASSTVVPGDFTAVADFTLAYQ; from the coding sequence ATGAAACTGAACAAAATCATGTTAGCCACCGTTGTGACTCTGGGTCTGTCTTCTATGGTGGCACAGGCTGCGAATCAGGGGCAGGGGGCTGTAAAATTTACTGGGGCGATTATTGATGCACCTTGTTCAATTTCTCCTGAGTCGGTAGATCAGACCGTGGAGCTGGGCCAGGTTTCTAATTCTTTGTTGAAGAAAGGTGGTAAGTCCACACCAAAAGCATTCACTATCGATCTGGAACACTGTGAGGTTGAAAATGGTAAAAATAATGTTTCCGTGACCTTTACCGGCATTGAATCAGCCACTCAGAAAGGCATGCTGAGCATTTCTGGCCAAGCCTCTGGCGCCAGCGTCGCTATTACTGACGCCGGCGGTAAAATCGTCGAGCTTGGTAAATCCAGCCCGCTGACTGGCGTTAACGAAGGCAATACCGCGCTGCGCTTTGCTGCTTATCTGCAGGGGGATGGCGCATCATCAACAGTCGTTCCTGGCGATTTCACCGCCGTTGCTGACTTCACCTTAGCCTACCAGTAA
- a CDS encoding fimbrial protein gives MRIIVFTCIFITSLMPAMAGNTYFGWGVVNMQGAIIDTACAIAIESRDQSIDMDVVPLADITRDGQGRRKPFSIELVNCELERQQGKKPSWTQFQVTFDGDAEGDLFGVRGEASGIALQITDELGNIALPGRPLPREDIFSGNMRLNYNLRLVANQHALKSGDYFSSIRFKLDYF, from the coding sequence ATGCGTATCATAGTGTTTACTTGCATATTTATAACCAGCTTGATGCCCGCTATGGCAGGGAATACCTATTTTGGTTGGGGAGTGGTAAATATGCAAGGAGCCATTATTGATACGGCCTGTGCCATCGCCATTGAGAGTCGCGATCAGTCTATCGATATGGATGTGGTGCCACTGGCCGATATTACGCGCGACGGACAAGGACGAAGAAAACCTTTTTCTATCGAATTGGTTAATTGTGAGCTTGAACGTCAGCAGGGTAAAAAACCGAGTTGGACGCAATTCCAGGTGACCTTTGATGGTGATGCGGAAGGTGACTTATTTGGTGTTCGTGGCGAAGCCTCTGGCATCGCTCTGCAAATTACTGATGAGCTCGGGAATATTGCGCTGCCGGGTCGCCCTTTGCCGCGGGAAGATATTTTTTCGGGAAATATGAGGCTGAATTATAACCTCAGGCTGGTCGCTAACCAGCATGCACTGAAATCCGGAGATTATTTTTCTTCTATCCGCTTCAAACTTGATTATTTCTGA